In one window of Enoplosus armatus isolate fEnoArm2 chromosome 7, fEnoArm2.hap1, whole genome shotgun sequence DNA:
- the nek1 gene encoding serine/threonine-protein kinase Nek1: protein MDKYEKVKKIGEGSFGKAILVKSKEDGHQYVIKEIGISGMSSKERQESRKEVAVLANMSHPNIVQYKESFEEGGCLYIVMDYCEGGDLFKKINSQKGVLFSEEQILDWFVQICLALKHVHDRKILHRDIKSQNIFLTKDGTVQLGDFGIARVLNSTVELARTCIGTPYYLSPEICENKPYNNKSDIWALGCVLYEMCTLKHAFEAGNMKNLVLKIIRGSYPPVSVHYSQELRSLLAQLFKRNPRERPSVSSILDKAFLTCRIERFLTPQIIAQEFRHTFLHKQPKVGVVQGPPAKRSAPGSIPLAPAQKITKPASKYGVPLTVRKVSVAAKKPAERKPAVKHKPAPLPAAPQRRVSQVEEERKKHEDGIRKKKMELIEKERKQREQLKADQMKRYEKEKINRINQAREQGWKHVLSSSGGSSPERKCFVGGGKRAVLSSVQGPAPVPVPCKSSYEHYHAALDQMAKPQPKVVSRERSSAGPGSPIRVPAGAGPVLPNGPARLLNSDAIKRELQRLQHVSKQTHFSRQRGQMAGERAYQVEEFLQRKREAILNKVRAEGQLGTRQNLSAIYGSRAASLRCRGPKANKEEEEYLSRLRQIRLQNFNERQQIKARLRGEKYDSDGSDSQESSEEAELRRKKIEALKAQANARAAVLKEQLEKKRKEAYEREKRVWEDHLAARGVKVGMAAGSVAASAAVSVAVSSTSESPLPQPSPSQPDPAAKAPALPEPKPSTPAISMTAALKNVGATTPLKESLPEPETTTGIQSEKKQILRRLNQNLKTQSPVEEVEESLPPLAHQPSPAPQQNQSNTEKLPYSNGDRKKWDAAELPVLPVAQQTLGETCASTTITASVSPEDRPSSGGDRKKWEAGVPLILSVAQQTLEQTCITTIEQTAGEVIQMDVPQKEAPRKVWGVSPDSRVLRVLQEAELQPLTQQLENVTICEEELCTPDKPDQTAAAELVKTPKEVLPSAVVQSPEVHKESAGTKEASHRETSVAGAAERVTLPPNLTETQDPADVESVVLEETPRQASPPPAGVQKAWEQEAQQPMPPEGITRPAGTKEVEKSAEKPTESSGEAQCEEPLFMKLCSPAHRRTAALAVLSAQSSMDESSSSLASRSRSVSPLRSKHHDALLIGLSTGMFDANNPKMLRTCSLPDLSRLFSSQQDSAVATDATVAPDNNLEIEDLDEAAKDAEQSETEDAYEDEDLRDIRASMERLLQEEVGAGDFNGNPPEGEDQELYNRIAVEIDQDINRMAVDDDDDDDDEEEDEEEEGDEEEEEDEECSNGSPGDEGELLTNGVGEENHSNNSQLNEEWHSDGSGEDQGGEAAPHDSIFSRLEELRFDLEQQMGFEKFIEAYNKIKAIHEDEDENIDLGSSLVFSILGTEHQHLYPNILHLVMADGAYQEDNDE from the exons ATGGACAAGTACGAAAAGGTGAAGAAAATTGGGGAAGGATCATTTGGAAAGGCCATCCTCGTGAAATCCAAAGAGGATGGACACCAATATGTCATCAAGGAGATTGGCATATCTGGA ATGTCAAGTAAAGAGAGGCAGGAATCTCGAAAAGAGGTTGCCGTTCTTGCCAACATGAGTCATCCCAACATTGTCCAGTATAAGGAGTCCTTTGAAG AGGGGGGCTGCCTGTATATTGTGATGGACTACTGTGAGGGAGGAGACCTCTTCAAGAAGATCAACTCTCAGAAAGGAGTACTGTTCTCAGAAGAGCAA ATCTTGGATTGGTTCGTGCAGATTTGCCTGGCACTGAAGCATGTCCATGATCGAAAAATCCTCCACAGGGACATCAAATCACAG AACATCTTTTTGACAAAAGATGGGACTGTACAGCTTGGAGACTTTGGAATTGCCAGGGTGCTGAACAG CACTGTAGAACTGGCAAGAACATGCATAGGAACACCATATTACCTATCACCAGAGATCTGCGAAAATAAACCGTACAACAACAAAAG tGATATTTGGGCCCTAGGGTGTGTCCTATATGAAATGTGCACTCTTAAGCATGCC TTTGAGGCTGGCAACATGAAGAACCTAGTTCTGAAGATCATCCGTGGCTCATACCCTCCCGTGTCTGTTCACTACTCCCAAGAACTGCGCTCTCTCTTGGCACAGCTGTTTAAACGCAACCCCCGAGAGAGGCCTTCAGTCAGCAGCATACTGGACAAAGCTTTCCTGACCTGTAGGATAGAGAGGTTCCTCACCCCACAG ATCATTGCTCAGGAATTCCGCCATACTTTCCTTCACAAGCAGCCTAAAGTGGGGGTGGTGCAGGGGCCACCAG CCAAGCGTTCTGCCCCTGGCTCCATACCACTCGCCCCAGCTCAGAAGATTACCAAACCAGCCAGCAAATATGGAGTGCCTTTAACTGTGAGGAAGGTGTCGGTTGCAGCCAAAaagcctgcagagaggaaaccaGCTGTAAAGCACAAACCG GCCCCTCTCCCAGCAGCCCCCCAGAGAAGAGTGAGTcaagtggaggaagagaggaaaaaacatgaG GATGgcatcagaaagaaaaagatggagctgattgagaaagaaaggaaacagagagagcag TTGAAAGCGGACCAAATGAAGAGatatgaaaaggaaaag ATCAATCGTATAAACCAAGCCAGAGAACAAGGCTGGAAGCATGTCTTGAGTTCAAGTGGAGGTAGCAGCCCAGAGAGGAAG TGTTTTGTAGGTGGTGGAAAGAGGGCTGTCCTAAGCTCTGTTCAGGGTCCTGCTCCAGTTCCTGTTCCATGTAAAAGCTCATATGAACACTACCACGCTGCTCTGGACCAAATGGCTAAACCACAGCCTAAAGTCGTCAGCAGGGAGAGATCCTCAGCAGGACCAGGAAGTCCCATTCG tgtACCGGCCGGTGCTGGCCCAGTGCTGCCCAACGGCCCCGCCCGACTTCTAAACTCTGATGCAATCAAGAGAGAACTACAGAGGCTGCAGCACGTTTCGAAACAAACCCATTTTAGTAG GCAGCGTGGTCAGATGGCTGGTGAACGGGCCTATCAGGTTGAGGAGTTTTTACAGCGGAAGAGAGAAGCCATACTCAACAAAGTTCGTGCTGAGGGACAGCTG GGCACTCGGCAAAACCTGTCTGCGATCTATGGAAGCCGGGCTGCTTCGCTTCGGTGCAGGGGACCCAAAGccaacaaagaggaggag GAGTACTTGTCAAGACTGAGGCAGATCCGCTTGCAGAACTTCAATGAGCGTCAGCAGATCAAAGCCCGCCTCAGAGGAGAGAAG tatgaCAGTGATGGTTCTGACAGCCAGGAGTCCAGTGAGGAGGCAGAGCTCAGGAGAAAGAAGATAGAAGCTTTAAAA GCCCAAGCAAATGCCCGTGCTGCCGTGCTGAAAGAGCAActagagaagaagaggaaagaagcatatgagagagaaaagagagtttGGGAGGACCAT CTTGCAGCTCGGGGGGTGAAGGTTGGCATGGCAGCAGGAAGCGTAGCAGCGTCTGCGGCAGTATCAGTAGCAGTATCATCTACCTCAGAGAGTCCTCTTCCTCAGCCCAGTCCCTCTCAGCCAGACCCGGCTGCCAAAGCTCCAGCCCTACCTGAACCCAAACCCTCCACCCCAGCTATATCCATGACTGCCGCCCTGAAGAATGTTGGAGCA ACTACTCCACTAAAAGAAAGCCTGCCTGAGCCTGAGACCACTACAGGCATCCAG AGTGAGAAAAAGCAGATCCTGCGCAGACTCAACCAGAACCTAAAAACCCAGAGCccagtggaggaggtggaggagtcgCTTCCACCCCTTGCACATCAACCAAGTCCTGCACCCCAACAGAACcagtcaaacacagagaaacttCCCTATTCCAATGGAGACCGGAAGAAGTGGGATGCAGCAGAACTGCCTGTACTTCCCGTTGCTCAGCAAACCTTAGGGGAAACCTGTGCCTCAACAACCA taa CGGCCTCTGTGTCTCCAGAAGATCGGCCATCTTCTGGTGGAGACAGGAAGAAATGGGAGGCAGGAGTTCCACTTATCCTCTCTGTAGCTCAACAAACTCTAGAGCAGACGTGCATCACGACCATTG agCAAACAGCAGGTGAAGTCATACAGATGGATGTCCCCCAAAAAGAAGCTCCCAGGAAGGTGTGGGGAGTGAGTCCAGACTCTCGGGTGCTGAGAGTACTTCAGGAGGCAGAGCTTCAGCCTCTCACCCAGCAGCTGGAGAATGTCACCATCTGCGAGGAAGAGCTTTGTACCCCTG ATAAGCCTgaccagacagcagcagctgagcttGTGAAGACGCCTAAAGAAGTGTTGCCGTCTGCTGTGGTCCAGAGCCCAGAGGTTCACAAGGAAAGTGCCGGCACCAAAGAGGCCTCACATCGGGAAACGTCTGTGGCCGGTGCAGCAGAAAGAGTGACACTGCCACCCAATCTCACTGAGACTCAGG ATCCAGCAGACGTGGAGTCAGTGGTTTTGGAGGAGACACCTAGACAGGCCTCACCTCCCCCAGCTGGTGTGCAGAAGGCATGGGAGCAGGAAGCCCAACAGCCAAT GCCACCAGAGGGTATCACAAGACCAGCAGGCACTAAGGAGGTTGAGAAAAGTGCAGAGAAACCAACTGAATCCTCCGGTGAG GCACAGTGTGAGGAGCCGCTGTTTAtgaaattgtgttccccagCCCACCGACGCACTGCTGCCCTTGCAGTCCTCTCAGCCCAGTCCTCCATGGATgaatcatcctcctctctggccTCTCGCTCACGCTCCGTCTCACCTCTGCGCTCCAAACACCACGACGCCCTCCTCATTGGTCTCTCTACGGGCATGTTTGACGCCAACAACCCCAAG ATGCTGCGGACATGCTCTCTACCAGACCTGAGTCGTCTCTTCAGCTCTCAGCAGGACTCTGCAGTGGCTACGGATGCCACTGTTGCCCCAGACAACAACCTGGAAATCGAGGACCTGGATGAGGCAGCTAAAGATGCCGAACAGTCGGAGACGGAAGA TGCATATGAGGATGAAGACCTGCGGGACATCCGGGCCTCTATGGAGAGACTGCTGCAAGAAGAGGTTGGTGCAGGAGACTTCAATGGAAACCCTCCAGAGGGCGAAGACCAGGAGCTTTACAACAGGATAGCAGTGGAGATCGATCAGGACATCAATCGAATGGctgtagatgatgatgatgacgatgatgatgaagaggaggacgaggaggaggaaggcgatgaggaggaggaggaggatgaggaatgCTCCAATGGGAGTCCTGGTGATGAGGGGGAGCTGCTTACCAATGGTGTGGGAGAGGAGAACCACAGTAATAACAGCCAGCTCAATGAAGAGTGGCATTCAG ATGGCAGTGGGGAGGACCAGGGTGGAGAGGCTGCGCCTCACGACAGCATCTTCAGTCGTCTGGAGGAACTTCGCTTCGACCTGGAGCAGCAGATGGGCTTCGAGAAGTTCATTGAGGCCTACAATAAGAttaag GCTATacatgaagatgaagatgagaatATTGACCTGGGCTCCAGTTTGGTCTTCAGCATTTTAGGAACTGAGCACCAGCATCTGTATCCCAACATCCTTCATCTAGTGATGGCAGATGGCGCATACCAAGAAG ataatgatgaataa